The Rhododendron vialii isolate Sample 1 chromosome 8a, ASM3025357v1 genome has a window encoding:
- the LOC131335640 gene encoding protein BRICK 1: MARAGGITNAVNVGIAVQADWENREFISNISLNVRRLFDFLVQFEATTKSKLASLNEKLDTLERRLELLEVQVGTAAANPSIFNT, translated from the exons ATGGCTCGAGCGGGAGGAATAACGAACGCAGTGAACGTAGGGATAGCAGTTCAAGCAGATTGGGAGAATCGAGAGTTCATTTCTAACATCTCCCTCAACGTCCGCCGCCTCTTCGATTTCCTCGTCCAATTCG AGGCTACAACGAAGAGCAAATTGGCATCACTAAATGAGAAGCTTGATACCCTAGAGCGCCGTCTAGAACTGCTTGAAGTTCAAGtgggtactgctgcagccaaccctTCAATATTTAACACGTGA
- the LOC131335639 gene encoding transcription factor GTE2-like: protein MASAVLPSRNESYWGERKVYMRKYHTNKPHFNNFNQTNSILNPSPNPNRYPTSNPALSRQIHENGTTPYHWKKHDEPASRPSPAENGLRREYLTFNLAAYTRAELRELEGRLRSELEQVRNLRAQIENRSAAAYGGDTAAPSPRPPPLQVDILSEPKERLVTPKPTGKKRGIPFGSGRGRKRQNTAVSDTSQFGKLLTTTMKRCSQILVKLMKHKSGWVFNTPVDAVALGLHDYHRVITDPMDLGTVKSRLDKKEYKTPLDFAGDVRLTFDNARMYNPKGSDVYVMAETLVALFDKLFGPAYAKFEDQHRLLAGPMLLNSKESEAMRSREDLGNTTSVQQVVGTPRKLAKPKARDPTKRGMSFEEKERLGLGLQELPPEKMGAMLDIIRRRNSQMTPDGDEIELDIEALDVETLWELDRFVCNHKNKTMKRQGVANSKLEPLIEQMPEAGAIQKAKKGCDAGEEDVDIGEDIPVNVFPPVEIEKDDGSSSSSSSSDSSSSSGSDSGSSSGSDSEEDSVQSPFVESKGVEALT, encoded by the exons ATGGCATCGGCAGTTTTGCCCAGCAGAAATGAATCCTATTGGGGAGAACGCAAGGTTTATATGAGGAAATACCATACAAACAAACCTCATTTCAATAATTTCAACCAAACAAACTCTATCCTAAACCCTAGCCCTAACCCTAACAGATACCCGACCTCAAATCCCGCCCTATCTAGACAGATCCACGAGAACGGCACTACGCCTTATCATTGGAAGAAGCACGACGAGCCGGCGTCAAGGCCGTCTCCAGCGGAGAATGGCCTCCGCAGGGAGTACCTGACGTTCAACCTGGCGGCGTACACGAGGGCCGAGCTGAGAGAGCTGGAGGGACGCTTGAGGTCGGAGCTGGAGCAGGTCCGGAACCTTAGGGCTCAGATCGAGAACAGATCCGCCGCCGCGTACGGCGGAGACACGGCTGCTCCTTCTCCCCGGCCGCCTCCGCTTCAGGTTGATATCCTATCGGAACCAAAGGAAAGGCTTGTTACACCAAAGCCCACAGGGAAAAAGCGCGGGATTCCGTTTGGTTCCGGCAGAGGCAGGAAACGGCAAAACACCGCTGTTTCGGACACGTCGCAATTCGGCAAGCTGTTAACGACGACGATGAAGAGGTGCAGCCAGATATTGGTTAAGTTGATGAAGCACAAGTCCGGCTGGGTGTTCAACACGCCCGTCGACGCGGTCGCCTTAGGGCTCCACGACTACCACAGGGTCATAACGGACCCGATGGATCTCGGGACGGTGAAGTCCAGGCTGGATAAAAAGGAGTACAAGACCCCGCTGGACTTTGCCGGCGACGTCAGGCTGACGTTCGACAACGCCCGGATGTACAACCCCAAGGGCTCGGACGTGTATGTAATGGCGGAGACTTTGGTTGCTCTGTTTGACAAGTTGTTCGGGCCGGCTTATGCCAAGTTCGAGGACCAGCACCGGCTTCTGGCCGGCCCAATGTTGTTGAATTCGAAGGAATCTGAGGCAATGCGGAGTCGGGAGGATTTGGGGAATACGACGTCGGTTCAACAGGTTGTTGGGACGCCGAGGAAATTGGCGAAGCCGAAGGCGAGGGATCCGACTAAGCGGGGGATGAGTTTTGAGGAGAAGGAgaggttagggttagggttgcAGGAGCTTCCGCCGGAGAAGATGGGTGCGATGCTGGATATTATAAGGAGGAGGAACTCTCAGATGACGCCCGATGGGGACGAGATCGAGCTCGACATCGAGGCGCTGGATGTGGAGACGTTGTGGGAGTTGGATAGGTTTGTGTGTAATCACAAGAACAAGACGATGAAGCGACAAGGGGTTGCGAATTCCAAG TTGGAACCGTTGATAGAGCAGATGCCGGAGGCGGGGGCAATTCAGAAGGCCAAGAAGGGGTGTGATGCAGGGGAGGAGGACGTTGATATCGGGGAAGATATTCCGGTCAACGTTTTCCCTCCGGTGGAGATCGAAAAGGATGATGGTAGCAGCAGCTCGAGTTCAAGCAGTGATTCGTCGTCTTCTAGTG GTTCGGATTCGGGGAGTTCTTCGGGGAGTGACTCGGAGGAAGATAGTGTACAGTCTCCGTTTGTCGAATCGAAAGGAGTCGAGGCTCTGACCTAA
- the LOC131298529 gene encoding uncharacterized protein LOC131298529 has translation MEKQNSATSIGDDSKPPSHKVKLMCSYGGKIQPRPHDHHLTYAGGDTKILAVDRRVTYSDILTKLNSLSGAAPDDDVVSFKYQLPGEDLDALVSVIDDDDLEHMMAEYDRICECVSPKPARLRIFLFSASRTGLDRMKTASTSPPLNPDFLFGFDKDYEYDYQTRSVQEADLPRGSGAVRPDLFTGSDPRNTAEMKIQPQIQGIPFAPHGLHETFSRENSHVAGGGQVVYGIPQGYQGGAPGPYGVTAVRMMPVYSYFPAMHAAPAAMNGVGVEDRGHVAGDEGGRPEVYNGVVGVVSPHQIADGKTNM, from the coding sequence atGGAGAAACAGAACAGCGCCACTTCCATCGGCGACGACTCCAAACCGCCTAGCCACAAGGTCAAGTTGATGTGCAGTTACGGCGGCAAGATCCAGCCGCGCCCCCACGACCACCACCTCACCTACGCCGGCGGCGACACCAAGATCCTCGCCGTCGACCGCCGCGTCACCTACTCCGACATTCTGACCAAGCTGAACTCCCTCTCCGGTGCCGCGCCCGACGACGACGTCGTCTCGTTCAAGTACCAGTTGCCCGGCGAGGATCTCGACGCCCTGGTCTCCGTGATCGACGACGACGACCTCGAGCACATGATGGCCGAGTACGATCGAATCTGCGAATGCGTCTCGCCCAAGCCGGCTCGGCTCCGGATCTTCCTCTTCTCCGCGAGCCGAACCGGATTGGACCGGATGAAGACGGCATCCACGTCACCGCCGCTGAATCCGGACTTCTTGTTCGGGTTTGACAAGGACTACGAGTACGATTACCAAACACGTTCTGTTCAGGAAGCGGATCTTCCTCGGGGTTCGGGCGCGGTTCGTCCCGATTTATTCACCGGGTCGGATCCGCGGAACACAGCGGAGATGAAAATCCAGCCACAGATTCAGGGAATTCCGTTCGCCCCTCATGGTTTGCACGAGACGTTCTCGCGTGAGAATTCGCACGTGGCGGGAGGAGGGCAGGTGGTTTACGGGATACCACAGGGGTATCAGGGGGGTGCGCCCGGGCCGTACGGGGTGACGGCGGTGCGAATGATGCCGGTGTACAGTTACTTCCCGGCGATGCACGCAGCTCCGGCGGCGATGAATGGAGTGGGAGTGGAGGACCGAGGACACGTGGCGGGAGATGAAGGGGGAAGGCCGGAGGTGTACAATGGAGTGGTAGGAGTTGTGTCGCCACATCAGATTGCTGACGGTAAGACTAACATGTAG